The Streptomyces sp. NL15-2K genome contains a region encoding:
- a CDS encoding glycosyltransferase — translation MRILFSAPGSAAHVFPMVPTAQALRSAGHDVLFAGQAPITVLRPTGFPLVEVGDGTTTAEIFARFGTNGPKELTQEEINRLAVIGFAEHSRSALGDLFRLAETWRPDVIVHATMQGTAPLVAAALGIPTVVHNFGVTAGLPYVEGMAAELADEYRARGVTGPPERTVLDVVPASLGGDGTGWRVRYVPFNGGGPVPADLVARGGRQRVVVTLGTALSRTAGARYVDRLIEQAATVDADFLLALGGADLTPLGELPPNVRPLSDWVPLAQLLAGCDAVVHHGGAGTMMAAAAVGIPQLFLPSGADHFTNAAAAVAQGFALRAEPQMVDGDLLDTLLNDDSLRKAALAMRDEIAALPSPAGLVGDIEDLATAAR, via the coding sequence ATGCGAATCCTGTTCAGCGCCCCGGGCTCGGCCGCGCATGTCTTCCCCATGGTCCCGACCGCCCAGGCCCTGCGGTCGGCCGGTCACGACGTCCTGTTCGCCGGGCAGGCCCCGATCACTGTGCTGAGGCCGACCGGGTTTCCCCTGGTCGAGGTGGGCGACGGAACCACCACGGCCGAGATCTTCGCTCGCTTCGGCACGAACGGGCCGAAGGAGCTCACGCAGGAGGAGATCAACCGCCTTGCCGTGATCGGCTTTGCCGAGCACAGCCGGTCCGCCCTGGGCGACCTGTTCCGGCTGGCCGAGACGTGGCGGCCGGACGTGATCGTGCACGCCACGATGCAAGGTACGGCGCCACTCGTCGCGGCCGCGCTGGGCATCCCCACGGTGGTGCACAACTTCGGTGTGACCGCGGGCCTGCCCTACGTCGAAGGGATGGCCGCCGAGTTGGCCGACGAGTACCGGGCCCGCGGGGTGACCGGGCCGCCCGAGCGCACCGTGCTCGACGTGGTCCCCGCCTCGCTCGGCGGCGACGGCACGGGCTGGCGGGTCAGGTACGTGCCGTTCAACGGCGGCGGCCCGGTGCCGGCGGACCTGGTCGCGCGCGGCGGGCGGCAGCGGGTCGTGGTCACGCTCGGCACGGCGCTGTCGCGGACGGCAGGCGCGCGGTACGTCGACCGGCTGATCGAGCAGGCGGCCACGGTGGACGCCGACTTCCTGCTCGCCCTCGGCGGCGCCGACCTCACGCCGCTGGGTGAACTGCCGCCCAACGTAAGGCCGCTGTCGGACTGGGTGCCGCTCGCTCAGCTGCTGGCCGGGTGCGACGCCGTGGTCCACCACGGCGGAGCGGGCACCATGATGGCGGCGGCGGCCGTCGGCATCCCGCAGCTGTTCCTGCCGAGTGGTGCCGACCACTTCACCAACGCCGCGGCCGCCGTTGCGCAGGGCTTCGCCCTGCGCGCCGAGCCCCAGATGGTGGACGGCGACCTGCTCGACACCCTCCTGAACGACGACTCCCTGCGCAAGGCCGCCCTTGCCATGCGTGACGAGATCGCCGCGCTCCCCTCCCCGGCCGGCCTGGTGGGCGACATCGAGGACCTGGCGACGGCCGCGCGCTGA
- a CDS encoding DUF456 domain-containing protein gives MSVNENAVALRFADRATAYQALSELKYLSPATTEVRAAVLIERLEDGAVRVPEGRDGEEGRNTAVGGLVGSLVGILGGPLGVLMGWGVGALIGGGHDYKRAERATTAVGVFAQQVPLGGTAILAEVRESDTQALDQLAMRYDAILERRPADSVRNELKAMEEAAEQARKEQARQERDRKRAERKTRHGASTHKPAATA, from the coding sequence ATGTCCGTGAATGAGAACGCCGTCGCCCTGCGCTTCGCCGACCGCGCCACCGCTTATCAGGCGCTCAGCGAACTGAAGTACCTCAGCCCCGCCACGACCGAGGTCCGTGCCGCCGTTCTGATCGAGCGCCTCGAGGACGGCGCGGTGCGCGTGCCCGAGGGCAGGGACGGCGAGGAGGGGAGGAATACGGCGGTCGGCGGGCTGGTCGGCTCGCTCGTCGGCATCCTCGGCGGACCCCTCGGCGTGCTGATGGGCTGGGGCGTCGGCGCGCTGATCGGGGGAGGCCACGACTACAAGCGGGCCGAACGGGCCACCACTGCCGTCGGCGTCTTCGCCCAGCAGGTCCCGCTGGGCGGCACGGCCATCCTGGCCGAGGTCAGGGAGTCCGACACCCAGGCCCTGGACCAGCTGGCCATGCGCTACGACGCCATCCTCGAGCGCCGCCCGGCCGACTCCGTACGCAACGAGCTGAAGGCCATGGAAGAGGCCGCCGAGCAGGCGAGGAAGGAGCAGGCGCGGCAAGAGCGGGACCGCAAGCGCGCCGAGCGGAAGACGCGGCACGGCGCCTCGACGCACAAGCCGGCGGCCACCGCGTAA
- a CDS encoding carotenoid oxygenase family protein, whose translation MKETSNDSGRPITNLWGQGEEPQNRFLDDPFAPVEQEVTAHQLEVVGKIPEELNGRYVWCGPNASPFDPEDPRTYNWFTGSGMLSGVRLREGRAEWYRNRFVRDELTTPHLGVPRLPGPEPLSRRDMTGPRFVEANVVNTHVWAVGGRTYAFSEAGALPVEVSYELESVARCDFGGTLNGSWTGHPHRDPDSGELHGFSYFWQWDHVSYQVLGTDGKINKTVDIPVDGRPQVHDMAITAKYAIFFDGALEFNERIHREGHDFPWVWDLGKSVRWGLVPRDGGTADVKWCAVDQQTHVFHILNAFDLPDGKVAVDACSSPKVFVDDLSGPTESRSRLDRYILDPVTGTSKIETMSDIGLEMPRLDDRMTGKQHRYGYFNRIEGAGAIAKLDVQKQSTEFYEYGDGKAGVESVFVPRTADSAEDDGWVLGYAIDVPTQTTEVLILPAQDLASGPVARIKVPHRPQFGFHSNWIADEELEQANA comes from the coding sequence ATGAAAGAGACGAGCAACGACTCGGGTCGCCCCATCACCAATTTGTGGGGGCAGGGTGAGGAGCCGCAGAACCGATTCCTGGACGACCCCTTCGCGCCCGTCGAGCAGGAGGTGACCGCCCATCAGCTGGAGGTGGTCGGCAAGATCCCCGAGGAGCTCAACGGCCGCTACGTATGGTGCGGGCCCAACGCCAGCCCGTTCGACCCGGAGGACCCGCGCACGTACAACTGGTTCACGGGCAGCGGGATGCTGTCGGGGGTGCGGCTGCGGGAGGGCCGGGCGGAGTGGTATCGCAACCGGTTCGTCCGTGACGAGCTGACCACGCCGCACCTGGGCGTGCCACGGCTGCCGGGGCCCGAGCCGCTGTCGCGCCGCGACATGACGGGGCCGCGCTTCGTCGAGGCCAACGTGGTCAACACGCATGTGTGGGCGGTGGGGGGCAGGACGTACGCGTTCTCTGAGGCCGGTGCGCTGCCCGTGGAGGTCAGCTACGAGCTGGAGTCGGTCGCGCGGTGCGACTTCGGCGGCACGCTGAACGGCTCATGGACGGGGCATCCGCACCGCGATCCCGACAGCGGTGAGCTGCACGGCTTCTCCTACTTCTGGCAGTGGGACCACGTCAGCTACCAGGTCCTCGGCACCGACGGGAAGATCAACAAGACGGTCGACATCCCGGTGGACGGCCGGCCACAGGTTCATGACATGGCGATCACCGCAAAGTACGCGATCTTCTTTGACGGTGCGCTCGAGTTCAACGAGCGGATTCACCGCGAAGGCCACGACTTCCCCTGGGTGTGGGATCTGGGGAAGTCGGTCCGGTGGGGGCTGGTGCCCCGCGACGGTGGTACGGCCGACGTGAAGTGGTGCGCAGTCGACCAGCAGACCCACGTGTTCCACATCCTCAATGCCTTCGACCTGCCCGACGGCAAGGTCGCGGTCGACGCATGCAGCTCCCCGAAGGTGTTCGTGGACGACCTGAGCGGTCCCACCGAATCCCGCTCACGGCTGGACCGGTACATCCTCGACCCGGTGACCGGCACAAGCAAGATCGAGACCATGAGCGACATCGGGTTGGAGATGCCGCGGCTGGATGACCGGATGACGGGCAAGCAGCACCGCTACGGCTACTTCAACCGCATCGAGGGCGCCGGCGCGATCGCCAAGCTGGACGTGCAGAAGCAGAGCACGGAGTTTTACGAGTACGGCGACGGCAAGGCCGGGGTGGAGAGCGTGTTCGTGCCCCGCACCGCGGACTCGGCCGAGGACGACGGCTGGGTGTTGGGGTACGCCATCGATGTGCCGACGCAGACCACCGAGGTGCTGATCCTGCCCGCTCAGGACCTCGCGTCCGGCCCTGTCGCCCGGATCAAGGTTCCGCACCGGCCCCAGTTCGGCTTCCACTCCAACTGGATCGCCGATGAAGAACTCGAGCAGGCGAATGCCTGA
- a CDS encoding alpha/beta hydrolase: MTTLPAGVLAQIRAAGRGFTPELFEALTDLLAPLHEERGYLAPRVERDLSYGSDPRHLLDVHTPGSPAAEGAPVLLFVHGGAHVTGDKSDPKTPWYDHIGGWAVRHGMVGVNMSYRLAPQHQWPSGAEDIAAGVAWIRKNIAEYGGDPDRIVLMGQSAGATNAASYLAGDGGAGAEDLAGAVLLSGIYDPPTAERNFPLTVYYGEDASKYAEQSAVPGLVRSQVPMLVGVAELDIPDFHRQAVGLLDAMLAAHGVIPPFVTVLGHTHLSEILVLGLDDESFGHDLARFVHSVSAAGARDAPR; encoded by the coding sequence ATGACAACGCTTCCGGCCGGGGTGCTCGCACAGATCCGTGCCGCCGGCCGCGGCTTCACGCCGGAACTCTTCGAGGCGCTGACCGACCTGCTCGCGCCGCTGCACGAAGAGCGCGGCTACCTGGCCCCGCGAGTGGAGCGGGATCTGTCCTACGGCTCGGACCCCCGCCACCTCCTGGACGTCCACACCCCCGGCAGCCCGGCCGCGGAAGGCGCCCCGGTGCTGCTGTTCGTGCACGGCGGCGCCCACGTCACCGGCGACAAGTCCGATCCGAAGACGCCGTGGTACGACCACATCGGCGGCTGGGCGGTACGCCACGGCATGGTGGGGGTCAACATGTCGTACCGGCTGGCGCCCCAGCACCAGTGGCCGTCCGGCGCCGAGGACATCGCGGCCGGCGTGGCGTGGATCCGCAAGAACATCGCGGAGTACGGAGGAGACCCGGACCGGATCGTGCTGATGGGCCAGTCGGCCGGCGCCACGAATGCGGCGTCGTACCTGGCCGGTGACGGCGGAGCCGGCGCGGAGGACCTGGCCGGTGCGGTCCTGCTCTCGGGGATCTACGATCCGCCGACCGCGGAGCGCAACTTCCCGCTCACCGTCTACTACGGCGAGGACGCCTCCAAGTACGCCGAGCAGTCGGCCGTCCCCGGGCTCGTGCGCTCGCAGGTCCCGATGCTGGTGGGCGTCGCCGAGCTGGACATACCCGACTTCCACCGCCAGGCCGTCGGCCTGCTGGACGCGATGCTCGCCGCGCACGGCGTCATCCCGCCCTTCGTGACGGTCCTGGGCCACACCCATCTGTCGGAGATCCTGGTGCTCGGACTCGACGACGAGTCCTTCGGTCACGATCTGGCGCGCTTCGTGCACAGCGTCTCCGCGGCGGGGGCACGCGACGCGCCCCGCTGA
- a CDS encoding helix-turn-helix domain-containing protein has product MTPDSVHRFIRSLVGEESDLPTEGAAAEAEGALPESAAVWAARLSRHLLEKTISTMSPDEASTMAAVLPGAVEQRLMVMLRRLDGDTAPLGLAPEQVALMHRLVHVGQPYTHFLLGLQTTRRELTDQVIEHLNKYQPEHERPALMRFLIPSIGAFFDETLDAMLSEYLAERERLMAQELSNRQRMISALVAGQPVASEHALDVLGVDLDHHHLALVLSPVDSSGPALDVHSDMGRTAAAVADSLGAGPPLTFLPDSAPMWCWISRPTPFPDDCTDALSSVCAQRPVHIAAGVPASGAAGFRRSHLAALDAHRVAETAGDRALTTYHDVGLAALLSADPERARWFVGEELRDLAAEDPKTADLRATALEYLRTGQNLLSTAAALHVHRNTVVYRLRNIERLLGRRLEERPLEIHAALALMERIGTL; this is encoded by the coding sequence ATGACGCCGGACAGCGTGCACCGATTCATCCGCAGCCTGGTCGGCGAGGAGAGCGACCTTCCAACCGAAGGCGCCGCGGCCGAGGCAGAGGGGGCACTTCCGGAGTCGGCGGCGGTGTGGGCGGCGCGGCTGAGCCGTCACCTCCTCGAGAAGACCATTTCCACGATGTCCCCCGATGAGGCGAGCACGATGGCCGCGGTCCTGCCGGGCGCGGTCGAGCAGCGTCTCATGGTGATGCTCCGCAGGCTGGACGGTGACACTGCTCCACTCGGACTCGCTCCCGAGCAGGTGGCACTCATGCACCGGTTGGTGCACGTCGGGCAGCCTTACACCCACTTCCTCCTGGGGTTGCAGACGACGCGGCGCGAACTCACCGACCAGGTGATCGAGCATCTGAACAAGTATCAGCCCGAGCATGAGCGCCCAGCCCTCATGCGGTTCCTGATCCCGTCCATCGGGGCGTTCTTCGACGAGACCCTCGACGCGATGCTCAGTGAGTACCTGGCGGAGCGCGAGCGGCTCATGGCGCAGGAACTGTCGAACCGGCAGCGGATGATCTCCGCCCTCGTGGCGGGTCAGCCCGTCGCGAGCGAACACGCCCTCGACGTCCTCGGCGTAGACCTCGACCACCATCACCTGGCCCTGGTCCTGTCCCCGGTCGACAGCAGCGGGCCGGCACTGGACGTCCACAGCGACATGGGCAGGACGGCCGCCGCCGTGGCGGACTCCCTCGGCGCCGGCCCGCCGCTGACCTTCCTTCCCGACTCCGCTCCGATGTGGTGCTGGATCAGCAGGCCCACACCGTTCCCCGACGACTGCACCGACGCCCTGTCATCCGTCTGCGCCCAGCGACCGGTGCACATCGCGGCGGGGGTACCGGCATCCGGAGCGGCAGGCTTCCGGCGCAGCCACCTCGCGGCGCTCGACGCGCACCGGGTGGCGGAGACCGCGGGTGACCGGGCGCTGACGACGTACCACGACGTCGGACTCGCCGCGCTCCTCAGCGCGGACCCGGAGCGGGCACGGTGGTTCGTGGGCGAAGAACTGCGCGACCTCGCCGCAGAGGATCCGAAGACCGCCGACCTTCGCGCCACCGCCCTCGAGTACCTGAGAACGGGCCAGAACCTGCTCAGCACCGCCGCCGCGCTGCACGTCCACCGCAACACCGTCGTATACCGTCTGAGGAACATCGAACGCCTGCTCGGCCGAAGGCTTGAGGAACGTCCACTGGAGATCCATGCCGCCCTGGCTCTCATGGAGCGGATCGGAACGCTGTGA
- a CDS encoding LuxR C-terminal-related transcriptional regulator yields the protein MAEAPRTTARLLDTALAVREAALHAARGTATVDGVLTALADLVPFEMAGLSRWDEAAGRHVNLTDAMPRAAAGLIETELHRDPLFARIQRTREALWLSDMPRQLRRMSSIVRDIVEPSGFTEGTTQCLFTTDGRYVGVLNIGVTRPSEHLLPVRPVVTMLTDSLAAVVDGLRQSDTGDQPCEPGDGVWAMTVPDSPGAPFVSVNGGLLRRPGADGVLLSDRIRTTARSRPLPTTILVIHAQQVLEVRLTRSGTATQALCRPCARPGGLSLRELQVMAELTCGRTNREIAGNLSIAVRTVATHIEHIFAKLDLPNRAAAAARAAAWGLEPIQP from the coding sequence ATGGCGGAGGCTCCCCGCACCACAGCCCGACTGCTGGACACGGCCCTGGCGGTACGCGAAGCCGCGTTGCATGCCGCGCGCGGCACGGCAACCGTCGACGGAGTCCTCACAGCTCTTGCGGACCTCGTCCCCTTCGAGATGGCCGGTTTGTCCAGGTGGGACGAGGCTGCCGGCCGTCACGTCAATCTCACCGACGCCATGCCGCGTGCCGCGGCCGGACTCATCGAGACCGAGTTGCACCGGGATCCGCTCTTCGCCCGCATCCAGCGCACGCGCGAGGCTCTCTGGCTGTCGGACATGCCGCGGCAGCTGCGCCGCATGTCGTCGATCGTGCGCGACATCGTCGAACCGTCGGGTTTCACCGAGGGCACCACCCAGTGCCTGTTCACCACGGACGGCCGCTACGTCGGGGTCCTCAACATCGGAGTGACCCGGCCGTCCGAGCACCTCCTCCCGGTCCGCCCCGTGGTGACCATGCTCACCGACTCCCTGGCCGCCGTGGTCGATGGCCTGCGGCAAAGTGACACAGGCGACCAGCCGTGCGAACCGGGCGACGGCGTCTGGGCCATGACCGTTCCTGATTCCCCAGGTGCGCCGTTCGTGTCCGTCAACGGCGGCCTGCTACGGCGTCCTGGGGCCGACGGGGTCTTGCTGAGCGATCGCATCCGCACCACGGCACGGTCTCGGCCGTTGCCGACGACGATCCTCGTGATCCACGCGCAGCAAGTGCTCGAAGTGCGTCTGACACGGTCCGGCACCGCGACCCAAGCCCTCTGTCGGCCATGCGCTCGTCCCGGCGGACTGTCTCTCCGCGAACTCCAGGTCATGGCCGAACTGACCTGCGGCCGGACGAACCGCGAGATCGCCGGCAACCTGTCGATCGCAGTGCGCACCGTCGCCACGCACATCGAGCACATCTTCGCCAAACTGGACCTTCCCAATCGCGCCGCAGCAGCCGCCCGAGCGGCCGCTTGGGGGCTCGAGCCGATCCAGCCATGA
- a CDS encoding amidase family protein, translating to MPLSFTGFAVEGPIARTVGDVRLALRVMQAPDPRDPIAVPFESPRYDAGQTPKRVAIVTDPGTHSFAGRGRPETEDAVRVAGTWLAESGYQVEEVSLPLLDDRCRELVTHQWANTGHRSWGCRVSVSGRSVTVVHLWASSSSAVPSTRSRCSKPPRSSNGGRASPPR from the coding sequence ATGCCGTTGTCCTTCACCGGCTTCGCGGTGGAGGGCCCGATCGCCAGGACCGTCGGCGACGTACGCCTCGCGCTGCGGGTCATGCAGGCTCCGGATCCTCGGGACCCGATCGCCGTGCCCTTCGAGTCCCCGAGGTACGACGCCGGCCAGACGCCTAAGCGAGTGGCGATCGTGACCGATCCGGGCACTCACTCCTTCGCCGGCCGGGGCCGTCCCGAGACGGAGGACGCGGTGCGGGTGGCGGGCACCTGGCTCGCCGAGTCCGGCTACCAGGTGGAAGAGGTGTCTCTCCCCCTCCTGGACGACCGGTGCCGTGAACTTGTAACCCACCAGTGGGCGAACACCGGGCACCGTTCCTGGGGCTGCCGGGTCTCGGTATCGGGGCGGTCCGTGACGGTGGTGCACCTCTGGGCATCCAGCTCATCGGCCGTGCCTTCGACGAGGAGTCGCTGTTCCAAGCCGCCGAGGTCATCGAACGGCGGTCGGGCCTCACCACCCCGATAG
- a CDS encoding MFS transporter, whose amino-acid sequence MNHWTTGTGAEAASVSTSTGGRGGGLVRYVVAAALARTADGGAVVAVILLVTSSGGSGTLAGALGACITAPHLLGPFVARPLDVARDGRKVIASACLLYAVVLTTGVLTYARVPTVVTALLLAVAGTCGPLLTGGISSRLPAIVGPETRTQRRAQGWDVATYGIGGTVGPSLVAALSGWASPSAAALALAGGAGVAAGGVLLLPYAPAAHGGDRAAILKPGPTLALMARTGQLRRTVYLTMIVALGVAALPITAVHMTKVLGIDTSTAAVLTAAYGLGNLVGSAVVMVFPLTGDPDRLMRRLALGVVVGLGMVAASPVFSLSVAAYGLTGLLNALFFAATLAARTEYAPVGVRAQVFIWVAALKITSGSAGTALAGSLTGLDVRLPLLLGAAGISAAVLAATLEKRTAGSLAGSR is encoded by the coding sequence GTGAACCATTGGACCACCGGGACCGGAGCGGAAGCGGCGAGCGTGTCGACTTCGACGGGTGGCCGCGGGGGCGGTCTGGTGCGTTACGTCGTCGCCGCGGCCCTGGCCCGCACTGCCGACGGGGGAGCGGTCGTCGCCGTCATCCTGCTCGTCACCTCGTCGGGTGGCTCGGGGACGCTCGCGGGTGCGCTCGGCGCGTGCATCACCGCACCGCATCTGCTCGGCCCGTTCGTCGCCCGCCCGCTGGACGTCGCGCGGGACGGACGCAAGGTCATCGCGTCGGCCTGCCTGTTGTACGCCGTCGTGCTCACCACGGGTGTCCTGACGTATGCCCGTGTGCCAACCGTGGTGACCGCGCTGCTGCTGGCCGTGGCCGGCACCTGTGGCCCCCTGCTGACCGGCGGCATCAGCAGCCGGCTGCCCGCGATCGTCGGACCGGAGACGCGGACCCAGCGGCGGGCGCAGGGCTGGGATGTGGCCACGTACGGCATCGGTGGCACTGTCGGTCCCTCTCTCGTGGCGGCGCTGTCGGGCTGGGCCTCCCCCTCCGCTGCCGCTCTTGCTCTGGCGGGCGGTGCCGGTGTCGCGGCGGGTGGCGTGCTCCTCCTGCCCTACGCGCCTGCGGCCCACGGTGGGGACAGGGCTGCGATCCTCAAGCCGGGGCCCACGCTGGCGCTGATGGCTCGCACCGGCCAGCTGCGGCGCACCGTCTACCTGACCATGATCGTCGCGCTCGGTGTTGCCGCACTGCCGATCACCGCGGTGCACATGACCAAAGTCCTGGGTATCGACACATCCACCGCGGCGGTGCTGACCGCCGCCTACGGGCTCGGCAACCTGGTCGGCTCCGCGGTGGTGATGGTCTTCCCGCTCACCGGCGATCCGGACCGCCTCATGCGCCGCCTCGCCCTGGGGGTCGTGGTCGGCCTCGGCATGGTTGCCGCGAGCCCCGTCTTCTCCCTGTCCGTGGCGGCGTACGGGCTGACAGGACTCCTCAACGCCCTTTTCTTCGCCGCCACTTTGGCTGCCCGCACCGAGTACGCGCCCGTGGGGGTTCGCGCTCAGGTCTTCATCTGGGTGGCGGCCTTGAAAATCACGTCGGGATCCGCGGGCACCGCCCTCGCCGGTTCTCTCACGGGCTTGGACGTCCGTCTTCCTCTGCTCCTCGGCGCCGCCGGGATTTCGGCGGCTGTCCTGGCGGCGACGCTCGAGAAACGGACCGCAGGGAGCCTCGCAGGTTCACGCTGA
- a CDS encoding dihydrodipicolinate synthase family protein, which yields MFRGLSAFPLTPTDEQGIDEAAYATLVVRLAAAGVDSIGALGSTGGYAYLTREQRAQAVKIAVEAADGVPVMVGIGALRTAHVLALAEDAQKAGASGVLLAPMTYQPLTEDEVFGLFEDVTRELSVPLCVYDNPGTTHVHFTDELHGRIAQLPHVGSIKIPGVPEDPAQAKARVDALRALIPEAVTIGVSGDWTAARGLSAGCDAWYSVIGGTFPQTALALTRAAQSGDAGRALDLSDELEPLWALFRRHGSLRVMSAAASHLGLTGEPNLPLPLRALDEVARQDVVAALSVLKLTA from the coding sequence ATGTTCCGTGGCCTGAGCGCCTTCCCCCTCACGCCCACTGATGAACAGGGCATCGACGAGGCGGCGTACGCCACGCTCGTCGTTCGCCTCGCAGCCGCCGGCGTGGACTCGATCGGTGCGCTCGGCTCCACGGGTGGGTATGCCTATCTCACCCGGGAACAGCGTGCCCAGGCCGTGAAGATCGCGGTCGAGGCAGCCGATGGCGTGCCGGTCATGGTCGGTATCGGCGCGCTGCGCACCGCCCATGTCCTGGCGCTGGCCGAGGACGCGCAGAAGGCGGGGGCCTCCGGTGTGTTGCTTGCTCCGATGACGTATCAGCCGCTCACCGAGGATGAGGTGTTCGGCCTGTTCGAGGATGTCACCCGCGAGTTGTCCGTGCCGCTGTGCGTGTACGACAACCCCGGCACCACGCATGTGCACTTCACCGACGAACTGCACGGCCGGATCGCCCAGTTGCCGCATGTCGGCTCGATCAAGATTCCCGGTGTGCCCGAAGACCCGGCGCAGGCCAAGGCCAGGGTCGACGCACTGCGGGCGCTGATCCCGGAGGCGGTCACCATCGGTGTGAGCGGCGACTGGACGGCCGCCCGAGGTCTGAGTGCCGGGTGCGACGCCTGGTACTCGGTCATCGGCGGTACGTTCCCGCAGACCGCTCTCGCTCTCACTCGCGCTGCTCAAAGTGGAGACGCCGGACGGGCGTTGGACCTGTCCGACGAGCTTGAGCCGCTGTGGGCGCTGTTCCGCCGCCACGGCAGCCTGCGTGTCATGTCCGCTGCCGCTTCTCACCTCGGTCTGACGGGGGAGCCGAACCTGCCGCTTCCCCTGCGCGCGCTGGACGAGGTCGCACGTCAGGACGTCGTCGCCGCGCTGAGTGTCCTCAAGCTCACCGCCTGA
- a CDS encoding aminotransferase class I/II-fold pyridoxal phosphate-dependent enzyme — protein MRIRGTTAAEIAGSVRDQVASGELAPRAVLPPVRALAAELGVNRNTVALAYRRLVEAGVAETRGRGGTVIAAVPRLAREGVGAGGDWVDLASGNPDPELLPDILAAAARGGRYRQPLYGVPAVDAGLAEWASADFAEDIEQPFRTLVAHGAVDATERLLNAHLTRGDTVAIEDPCFLASIGTLRLNGYRSAPVQVDAAGMRPDALRAALEDGARAVVCTPRAHNPTGASLTEERVADIRAVLADHPQVLVIEDDHFSAVSARPYHRITPPATARWALVRSVSKFLGPDLRLALVAADAETTVRLEARLSAGTTWVSLLLQHIARELLLDPGVHELHERAREAYAHRSGLLVDRLHAHGIEVPYRPDGLNVWVELDVDGRSAVEALAQRGWAVRPGHLFVRDPSTHQGAIRVTSSTISEPQAEAFAAELAAVVAELRTTGS, from the coding sequence GTGCGGATCAGGGGGACTACCGCGGCTGAGATCGCAGGCAGTGTCCGGGACCAGGTCGCTTCGGGAGAGCTGGCGCCGCGGGCGGTGCTGCCGCCGGTGCGGGCGCTCGCCGCCGAGCTGGGTGTCAACCGGAACACGGTGGCCCTGGCGTACCGGCGGCTCGTGGAAGCCGGGGTGGCCGAGACCCGGGGGCGCGGCGGTACGGTGATCGCGGCGGTGCCGCGGCTGGCCCGTGAAGGCGTCGGGGCCGGGGGCGACTGGGTCGACCTGGCCAGCGGCAACCCCGATCCGGAACTGCTGCCCGACATCCTGGCTGCTGCGGCAAGGGGTGGGCGCTACCGCCAGCCCCTGTACGGCGTGCCCGCCGTCGACGCGGGGCTGGCCGAGTGGGCTTCAGCCGACTTCGCCGAGGACATCGAGCAGCCGTTCCGTACGCTGGTGGCGCACGGAGCGGTCGACGCCACCGAACGCCTCCTCAACGCCCACCTCACCCGCGGCGACACGGTGGCGATCGAGGACCCCTGCTTCCTGGCGAGCATCGGCACGCTGCGGCTGAACGGCTACCGGTCCGCGCCGGTCCAGGTCGACGCCGCCGGCATGCGTCCCGACGCCCTGCGGGCCGCACTGGAGGACGGTGCCCGTGCGGTCGTCTGCACACCCCGCGCCCACAACCCGACCGGTGCGAGCCTCACCGAGGAACGGGTGGCCGACATCCGCGCGGTCCTGGCCGACCACCCCCAGGTCCTGGTGATCGAGGACGACCACTTCTCAGCGGTCTCCGCACGGCCTTACCACCGAATCACCCCGCCGGCCACCGCGCGCTGGGCACTGGTGCGGTCCGTGTCCAAGTTCCTCGGACCGGACCTGCGTCTCGCCCTCGTCGCCGCCGACGCCGAGACGACCGTGCGCCTGGAGGCGCGGTTGAGCGCCGGCACCACATGGGTCAGCCTCCTGCTGCAGCACATCGCCCGCGAACTGCTGCTCGACCCCGGCGTCCATGAACTCCACGAACGCGCCCGCGAGGCATACGCACACCGCAGCGGCCTGCTTGTCGACCGGCTGCACGCCCATGGCATCGAGGTCCCTTACCGGCCCGACGGGCTGAATGTATGGGTCGAACTGGACGTCGACGGCCGGTCGGCGGTCGAAGCCCTGGCACAGCGGGGCTGGGCTGTCCGGCCCGGCCACCTCTTCGTCCGTGACCCGTCCACCCACCAGGGCGCCATCCGGGTCACCAGCTCCACCATCAGCGAGCCGCAGGCCGAGGCGTTCGCCGCCGAACTCGCCGCAGTCGTAGCGGAATTGCGTACGACCGGCAGCTGA